The window ACCAGGCATAAACCCCTTTACCATCTTTGGAGCCCGCGCGCCCGCTGCCTGCAAGTGTGGTAACAACGCCCGCCGGAGTAATTTTCCTGATCAGCTGGTCATTACCGTCGGCCACATACAGGTTGCCTGCAGCGTCAATAGTAATACCCGCCGGGCCATAAAACCCGGCTGTTTTTCCGGTGCCGTCGTTAGGATAGTGGCCACCCCCTGCAAAGGTTGTAACCACGCCATCAGGAGTAACTTTTCTGATGAGGCCGTTGGTAATGTCGGCAACGTAAAGATTTCCAAATAGGTCACATACGCCTGCATAGGGGTATTTAAAACCGGCGGCTTTACCCGTGCCGTCGTTTGATCCGCCCGAAGGGTTGCCGGCCAGCAGACTAACGTATCTGTAACCTGTTTTGGGTACTTCACCGCCTGTATTGGCAGGTGACAGGGTAGTACTTGCTTTGCCGGTAACATAAGCTGGCGGCTGGCTATAGGAAATTTTAGGAGCTTTAAGCAGTGTAAAGCCATTAGCTGTTACGCTGCCGTAAGGCGTGGTGATTTTGATAGTACCCGATGTTGCCGCGCCAGGAATAGTTACATTAAGGCTTGTGGGCGATACCGGAGTGAAAGATTTTGCGGGCACACCACCAACGGTAACCGCAGTAGCGCCCAACAGGTTGTTGCCTGTAATATTTATAGTTGAGTATGCGCTTGCCAATACGGGTGCCAATGAAGTAACCGTTGGCGCCGAGGCCGGTAAAACGGTGGACAGGCCGACTGTTGCAGTACTGCTGCCCCCTGCATTATAAGCCGTTATTGTATAAACAGTAAGCGACGAAGTTGCCAATGGCGTACCGCTGATAGTACCCGATGTACCATCGAATGTTAAACCATTGGGTAGGGCAGGGTTGATGCTATAGCCCCAGATACTCATCTTACGTACATCGCTATTATAGCCTTCTCCAATATAAAGATTGCCATGGCCATCACATGCCATGCCCTTAACATCATTGAATGTGGCTGCATTGCCAACAGCACTGGCCGAGCCCTCAATTCCGTTGCCAGCTATAGTGGTGATAACTCCCGCCGGCGTAATTTTGCGTACCAGGCTAAAATAATATTCGGCTTCATACAAATTTCCAAGTTCATCAATGGCAATGGCATAAGGGTCGTTAAGGGCTGCAGATGTGCCCGTTCCATCGCGCCAGTTGGCTGTACCGTCGCCAACTAAATCACTTACCGCACCGGCTGCTGTAATTTTCCTTATCTTGTGGTTGCCGGCATCTGTAACATACAGATTTCCTGTGGCATCAGCCACAATACCTGTGGGGCCAAAAAAAGAGGCTGTTGTGCCAAGGCCATTGGCAGCTCCGGGAGTGCCGCTGGTGCTGCCCGCAAAGGTGCTAACTACGCCGGCGGGCGTTATTTTTCTGATATTATTGTTTTGAATATCTGCAACGTACAAATTGCCGCTTTTGTCAAAACAAAGCCCCTCGGGAACGTTAAAACTTGCTGCAGTGCCGGTGCCATCAGCAACCCCTTTTGTGCCGCTGCCGGCAAAGGTGCTTACTACGCCTGCAGGCGTTATTTTCCTGATCTTGCGCCCTGCTGTCTCCGAAATATAGATATTGCCTGCTGCATCAACAGCTACGCCATATGGGCTGTTAAAGGTTGCCGACGAGCCGGGGCCGTCGGCAGAGCCCGCCACCCTATAGGTACCGGCAATTGTGCTTACTATGCCGGCAGGTGTGGCCTTGCGAATGCGCTGGCCGCTATTTTCGGCAATATATAAATTGCCCGAAGCATCAAGTGCAACGCCTGCGGGATTGTTGAATTGTGCTGCTGTACCGCTGCCGTCCGTCCAGCCCAGGCTTCCGCCAGCAAAAGGAGTAACCGAAGCGTAACTCACAGCAGGAACGGGTTTACCACTATTTTGGGGCGAAAGAGGTGTGATGGCAGTTCCTGTTTTATAGGGTGCCGGGGTAGTATATGTTATATTAGGCGCCTGGCTATATCCGTTCAGGCAAGCAAAAATAGCACATGGCAGTAGGGTTAAGCATTTCCTGAAGTTTTTGACTTTCATCAATGGTGATTAAGGTTTGGGAATTTATTTACTATAGCGCAAATATACCTCCGTTTTTTTAATAGTATAACTTGTAATTAAAGTATTTTACAAAACAACGACTTCAGGCTGGCAGCGTATTGTTCTTGATGGTGTTTGAACGATATTGACAGGTTTTGGATCAGTCTAAAAAGTTAGGGGATAAAAAATCGGGCATATATTTTAGCAAGACTGAGTAAGAAGAAAGTAGTGCCTCTTACGCCTCTTAAAGCTTTGACTTTGGCGTTGAATGATTCCGCACATGCATTGGTATTGCCCAACTATATAAAGTGATTTTGCCAGGCTTTTACGAAATCTCGTGAATTAACAATAGTTTATAAATTGCAACTAATTGACTTTCAATTAAATGATTTATTGGTATAAGATTAGCCTACTGGATAAAAATCAAAAAAACCATGAAAACAAAATGGAAAATCGACCCTTCACACAGTGAAGTACAATTCAAGGTAAAACACCTGATGATTACCACCATCTCCGGTCACTTTCATTCTTATGACCTGGAAGTGCTGACAGAGGGTGACGACTTTACAACAGCCTCAAAAATCGAATTCGCGGCCAATGTCGACTCGATCAGCACTAAAAACGAACAGCGTGACGCGCATTTAAAATCGGCAGATTTTTTTAACGCAGAACAGCACGTGGCAATCAGTTTTAGCGGCAAAAGGTTTGAGCCAAATGCAGATGAATACCTGTTACATGGCGACCTGACCATTAAAGGGGTAACCAGGCCGATCTTACTACATGTGGATTTTGGCGGCATTGTTGCAGATCCGTATAATCAAATCAAGGCAGGCTTTACCGTAACGGGCAAGATCAGCCGCAAAGAGTTTGGCTTAACCTGGGATGCCATTACGGAGGCGGGACAGGTCGTAGTCAGCGACGAGATCCGCATCAATTGCGATATACAACTTATTAAATCTTAATCAAGCAGATCAACAACGGGCGAAGAGATGAAGAAGCTATTTCATATGATGATAGCTAACTGGATTTCCAGGAAATTCAAGAAACTTTAACGCATCCGCCTGTTCCTTAATTGTTAATATTATGAAACTTCAAAATCTAATTGGTGTGCAATTTAAACTTGTTGCTGCCTGCATGTTATTAATTTCGGCGGCCGCATTTGGTCAAACTAAAACCCCTGAAAAAAATATTGTTATCGTTCATGGTGCTTTTGCAGATGCATCGGGCTGGGAAGCGGTTTATGCTATCCTAAAAAAAGACGGTTACAACGTTACCCTTGTACAAAATCCATTAACCTCGCTGGAAGATGATGTTGCAGCCACTAACCGCGCTTTAGACAAACAGGATGGCCCTGTAATTCTTGTCGGGCATTCCTGGGGCGGCGCGGTGATTACGCAGGCCGGCGTTTCAGACAAAGTTGCGGCACTGGTTTATGTGGCAGCTTTTGTACCCGACAAGGGAGAAACCGTTATTTCTTTACTACAATCAGGCCCGCCGCTGCCGGTAAATGGAATTCTTCCACCCGACGAAAAAGGAATTGTTTATTTTGATAAAGCGAAATTCAGGGAATGCTTTGCGACCGAGCAAAGCGTAGATAAAGCAAATTTCATGGCTGATTCCCAGCAACCGATTGCGGTTAAATCATTTTTAACCCCGCTAACGGAAACCGCCTGGAAAAACAAACCCTCCTATGCAATAGTTGCAACAGAAGATAAAAGTATCAATCCTGTGTTGGAACGCACTATGTATAAACGCGCTGGCGCTAAGGTAACGGAATTGAAAGGCAGTCATACCCTGTACATGTCGCAGGCCAAAGCAGTGGCAACCGTGATAGAGAGTGCGGCGACCAAGTAACTGTTTGATAGGTTTCAAAATGTTACTTTTAAGTGGGCTGTACAAGCCGTAAAGCTTTATAAATGTTGAATGTATTCCCGCTCAGGGGAACAGAGTCATCCTGAGAAGTCAGGATAACTCTGTTCCTTTTATGCCTGCCATTATCAAATTCAAAATACGCATGATAAAAAAATAAAAACTTAAAAATATTTTTATCGGCTAATCGTCTGCATAAACAGGTACGGAACATTATTGGCATTACACTCACTCACTCGTTGGTTGGTATTGAGTGCCCTCCTGTTCGCTATTTTTTGAGCTTATCGCAGCTGGTTGTTACGAAAGCCCCATTTAAAATTCGATAACGTTGTAAGAAATGCCACAGCAACAGTGGCACATATTCAGTTAACATTGGGCCTCTGCTTATACTTAATCAGCCCGGTTGTTGCTTACTTTTTACACCACTTTGGCACAGCAGTACATGAACAAGCCATCCGTTTTTTTGGTATGGAACACATCACCATGATGTTAATCGGGATAACCCTCATTGCCATTGGCCCGGCCAGAAGCTAACGGCAGGTTAGTGACCCGCAAAAGTTTAAAACAATGGCTATTTGGATCATCGTGGCCCTGGTGGTGATATTAAGTTCGATTCCATGGTCGTTTTCGCCGCTCATCAGCAGGCCAAATTTCCGGCTATTCCCAAAAAAAAGCCAACCCCATTGCCGAATGATACTTACAGCGTATGTAAAATACACCGATGCAACTACCAAATAGTTTATCCCCTAACCTTTCTGCTTGATCCCAAAATTGGGCAAAAAAAAAGCCCCTCTTTTTACAGAAGGGCTTTGATGAGCGAAAGACGAGATTCGAACTCGCGACCCCGACCTTGGCAAGGTCGTGCTCTACCAACTGAGCTACTTTCGCATTGGCATATGCTCTCATTTATAACAAAACCTGATACGCCGGTGTATGGCTTTGTACTTAGAGCAGGAATGACTTCGGTTTTGTAAGTTCTTAATTTATAACAACTTATGGACTCTTAAAGATCATTCAACGATTTGTAGAACAATGGATTTGTCCCCTCATCGCCGCGCTGCAAATATACGAAACTTTTGATCTTATGGAAATCCGTAATTAATTTAATTTATAAAAATTGGATAGGGGTTGAACAGAAATCTCAAATCTTATTGCAATTCAATATCTTATAGCTGTTTGAACCCGTACCCACCGAAATACCGACAGTGCCTTATAAAAAAACGTGTCAACCTTATATTAAAGTATTAAGGAATTTGTTAGGTGAAATTTAACATAGTAAATAATTTACCATTTGTAAATCGAAAGAAAACATGTATTTTTAACAAATCCGAAAAT is drawn from Mucilaginibacter ginsenosidivorax and contains these coding sequences:
- a CDS encoding YceI family protein, with amino-acid sequence MKTKWKIDPSHSEVQFKVKHLMITTISGHFHSYDLEVLTEGDDFTTASKIEFAANVDSISTKNEQRDAHLKSADFFNAEQHVAISFSGKRFEPNADEYLLHGDLTIKGVTRPILLHVDFGGIVADPYNQIKAGFTVTGKISRKEFGLTWDAITEAGQVVVSDEIRINCDIQLIKS
- a CDS encoding alpha/beta hydrolase yields the protein MKLQNLIGVQFKLVAACMLLISAAAFGQTKTPEKNIVIVHGAFADASGWEAVYAILKKDGYNVTLVQNPLTSLEDDVAATNRALDKQDGPVILVGHSWGGAVITQAGVSDKVAALVYVAAFVPDKGETVISLLQSGPPLPVNGILPPDEKGIVYFDKAKFRECFATEQSVDKANFMADSQQPIAVKSFLTPLTETAWKNKPSYAIVATEDKSINPVLERTMYKRAGAKVTELKGSHTLYMSQAKAVATVIESAATK